One Arthrobacter sp. FW306-07-I genomic window carries:
- a CDS encoding enoyl-CoA hydratase-related protein — protein MTALAERVDEVTLSINDGVATVTIDRQHVLNAVDGTAQARLNDIWDQLEQDPSVRAVVVTGAGSRAFCVGADMSASAVDKTGLEYWAGLDPNGFGGLSLRTTLDIPVIAKVNGYALGGGMEIVLGADIVVAADSAKFGLTEPRVGRLALDGGIHQLLRRVPYTQAMGMLLTGRKAGAAEMQAMGLVNEVVPAEELDAAVQRWVDQILACAPTSVRAVKQMAARTSHLTAAEARGLRLPALMAALDSEDSAEGVRAFQEKRQPLWPGR, from the coding sequence GTGACGGCCCTGGCGGAGCGGGTAGACGAAGTCACTCTCAGCATCAACGACGGCGTCGCAACCGTCACCATCGACCGCCAGCACGTCCTCAACGCTGTTGACGGCACCGCGCAGGCCCGGCTCAACGACATCTGGGACCAGCTGGAGCAGGATCCGTCCGTGCGGGCTGTGGTCGTCACCGGGGCAGGGTCACGCGCGTTCTGCGTGGGCGCGGACATGTCCGCCTCCGCCGTGGACAAGACCGGCCTGGAGTACTGGGCCGGCCTGGACCCCAACGGGTTCGGCGGCCTGAGCCTGCGCACCACCCTGGACATCCCCGTGATCGCCAAGGTCAACGGCTACGCATTGGGCGGCGGCATGGAGATCGTGCTGGGCGCGGACATCGTGGTGGCGGCGGACAGCGCCAAGTTCGGATTGACGGAGCCCCGGGTTGGGCGGTTGGCGCTCGACGGCGGCATCCACCAGCTGCTGCGCCGCGTCCCCTACACCCAGGCCATGGGCATGCTCCTTACCGGCCGGAAAGCCGGCGCGGCCGAGATGCAGGCCATGGGCCTGGTCAACGAAGTGGTGCCGGCCGAGGAGCTCGACGCCGCCGTGCAGCGCTGGGTGGACCAGATCCTCGCCTGTGCCCCCACCTCCGTCCGGGCGGTCAAGCAGATGGCTGCCCGGACTTCGCACCTGACGGCCGCCGAAGCGCGCGGCCTCCGGCTCCCGGCCCTCATGGCCGCCCTGGACAGCGAGGACTCCGCCGAAGGCGTCCGGGCGTTCCAGGAAAAACGGCAGCCGCTGTGGCCGGGCCGCTGA
- a CDS encoding SDR family oxidoreductase, producing the protein MDLGIAGRTALVAASTGGLGLAVARALAAEGAKVAIVGRRHDRAQEIVGELHAAYGDLPGFGAIAVEADLTAPGGVAAAAAQTEAGLGQIDILVLNGPGPKPGAAATLGSEDIAAAFDTLVKPHQALVALALPGMRERRWGRILAVGSSGVAAPLPNLAISNTGRAALAAYLKTLAAEVALDGVTVNLLLPGRIATDRVTELDQAAAKRRGTTLDEIRLESRKTIPARRYGEPAEFGAAAAFLCSAPASYITGVALRCDGGLIRSL; encoded by the coding sequence ATGGATCTGGGCATTGCGGGACGCACAGCGCTGGTGGCGGCCTCCACCGGCGGACTGGGGCTCGCCGTGGCGCGGGCACTCGCCGCGGAAGGGGCCAAGGTGGCCATCGTGGGCCGGCGACATGACCGGGCCCAGGAGATCGTGGGCGAACTGCACGCAGCATATGGTGACCTCCCTGGGTTCGGCGCCATTGCCGTCGAAGCCGACCTCACCGCCCCCGGGGGAGTGGCAGCGGCAGCGGCGCAGACCGAAGCGGGCCTGGGCCAGATCGACATCCTGGTCCTCAACGGGCCCGGACCCAAGCCCGGCGCCGCGGCGACCCTGGGCTCCGAGGACATCGCCGCAGCGTTCGACACCCTGGTCAAGCCCCACCAGGCCCTGGTGGCCCTGGCCCTCCCCGGAATGCGGGAGCGGCGGTGGGGGAGGATCCTGGCCGTCGGGTCCAGCGGGGTGGCCGCGCCCCTGCCCAACCTGGCCATCTCCAACACCGGCCGCGCAGCCCTGGCCGCGTACCTCAAGACCCTCGCGGCGGAGGTGGCGCTGGACGGGGTAACCGTCAACCTGCTCCTGCCCGGCAGGATCGCCACCGACCGCGTCACCGAACTGGACCAGGCAGCGGCCAAGCGCCGCGGCACCACCCTGGACGAAATCCGGCTCGAATCCCGCAAAACCATCCCCGCGCGGCGGTATGGGGAACCCGCCGAGTTCGGTGCCGCAGCCGCCTTCCTGTGCAGCGCACCGGCGTCGTACATCACCGGCGTGGCGCTGCGGTGCGACGGCGGCCTCATCCGCAGCCTCTAG
- a CDS encoding FAD-dependent oxidoreductase — MNTLELSTTTADLTAPVISRSNVLVVGGGPAGVAAAVTAARSGAKVTLLERYSSLGGLASGGMVLVLDDMINGQDITVTGIVSEYVERLQKLGLAIVPPAEDRRTSEELWNKWGRYGTFDFHSHTNPKPICYAAAFDPDGWKRISNDLVREAGVDLRLHSWFSRPIVDNGVIKGVICETKLGPQAFMADVVIDTTGDIDVASRAGASYAKDNYLTTLVFRLGNVDTAAAEAFEQANPKEARAINRKIKRLLGGAWELWWLKTPIEGVVWCNAPHMTGFDGVDPADMTAAEFAARDKISEAVDYVRANLPGFEKCYMLDVASQMGVRQTRLLQGEYVMTKEDVTSRRHFQDSVARGRDYYYPYRSLLPKEVDQLLVAGRHYSATPEAQKMSREIPPCMAMGQAVGVAAALAVESGVLVRDVAAADIQQGMRRHGADPGDVPSSNATLDAEAAVPA, encoded by the coding sequence ATGAACACGCTCGAACTCAGCACCACCACTGCGGACCTCACCGCCCCGGTGATCTCCCGGTCCAACGTCCTGGTGGTTGGCGGTGGTCCCGCAGGTGTGGCCGCCGCCGTCACCGCCGCCCGTTCCGGCGCCAAGGTGACCCTCCTGGAACGCTACTCCTCCCTGGGCGGCCTGGCCTCCGGCGGCATGGTGCTGGTCCTGGACGACATGATCAACGGCCAGGACATCACCGTCACCGGCATCGTCTCCGAATACGTCGAACGCCTGCAGAAACTGGGCCTGGCCATCGTCCCGCCGGCCGAGGACCGCCGTACCTCCGAGGAACTCTGGAACAAGTGGGGCCGCTACGGCACCTTCGACTTCCACTCCCACACCAACCCCAAGCCCATCTGCTACGCCGCCGCTTTCGACCCGGACGGCTGGAAGCGAATCTCCAACGACCTGGTCCGCGAGGCCGGCGTGGACCTGCGGCTGCACTCCTGGTTCTCCCGCCCCATCGTGGACAACGGCGTGATCAAGGGCGTCATCTGCGAAACCAAGCTGGGCCCGCAGGCCTTCATGGCGGACGTGGTCATCGACACCACCGGCGACATCGACGTGGCCTCCCGCGCCGGCGCCAGCTACGCCAAGGACAACTACCTCACCACCCTCGTCTTCCGGCTGGGCAACGTGGACACCGCTGCCGCCGAAGCCTTCGAACAGGCCAACCCCAAGGAAGCCCGCGCCATCAACCGCAAGATCAAGCGCCTGCTCGGCGGGGCCTGGGAACTGTGGTGGCTCAAGACCCCCATCGAGGGCGTGGTGTGGTGCAACGCCCCGCACATGACCGGCTTCGACGGCGTGGATCCGGCAGACATGACCGCCGCAGAGTTCGCCGCCCGGGACAAGATCTCCGAGGCCGTGGACTACGTCCGGGCCAACCTCCCCGGCTTCGAAAAGTGCTACATGCTCGATGTCGCCTCCCAAATGGGCGTCCGCCAGACCCGCCTTCTGCAGGGCGAGTACGTCATGACCAAGGAAGACGTCACCTCCCGCCGCCACTTCCAGGACAGCGTGGCCCGCGGCCGCGACTACTACTACCCCTACCGCTCGCTGCTGCCCAAGGAAGTGGACCAGCTCCTGGTGGCCGGCCGCCACTACTCCGCCACCCCCGAGGCGCAGAAGATGTCCCGCGAAATCCCGCCCTGCATGGCCATGGGACAGGCCGTCGGCGTCGCCGCAGCGCTCGCCGTCGAGTCCGGCGTGCTGGTCCGCGATGTGGCGGCAGCGGACATCCAGCAGGGCATGCGCCGGCACGGCGCGGACCCGGGCGACGTCCCGTCGTCGAACGCCACCCTGGACGCCGAAGCAGCGGTGCCGGCGTGA
- a CDS encoding aminopeptidase P family protein — protein sequence MTITADNASSIAELERLKVLHIGSKGKLTFSDAEFERRLGGLRQIMAAKDLDAVILTSYHGIKYYSDFLYTTFGRNYALVVTADDSVTVTANIDAGMPWRTSYGENIVYTDWRRDNFYFGLQEALRQRGVKANRIGVEDDFLPGLTREKIAAAFPGAQLLDVSQDAMRQRMIKSAEEIEVIKHGARIGDLGGEAIRNAIREGISEYEVALIGTEAMVHEIARTFPHREVRDTWVWFQSGINTDGAHNWATTRKLQQGDILSLNCFPMTSGYYTALERTLFLGQPDERSLELWNINVEVHRRGLELIKPGAVCKDIAAELNEIYISHGLLANRTFGYGHSFGVLSHYYGREAGLELREDIDTVLEPGMVVSMEPMITVADGLPGAGGYREHDILVIGEDNSVENITKFPFGPEHNIIEA from the coding sequence GTGACTATCACCGCTGACAACGCGTCCTCCATTGCCGAACTCGAGCGCCTCAAGGTCCTGCACATCGGCTCCAAGGGCAAGCTGACGTTCTCCGACGCGGAGTTCGAGCGCCGCCTGGGCGGCCTGCGCCAGATCATGGCCGCCAAGGACCTGGACGCCGTCATCCTCACCAGCTACCACGGCATCAAGTACTACTCCGACTTCCTGTACACCACGTTCGGCCGCAACTACGCCCTGGTGGTCACCGCCGACGACTCGGTCACCGTCACCGCCAACATCGACGCCGGCATGCCCTGGCGCACTTCCTACGGCGAAAACATCGTCTACACCGACTGGCGCCGGGACAACTTCTACTTCGGCCTGCAGGAAGCGCTGCGCCAGCGCGGCGTCAAGGCCAACCGGATCGGCGTCGAGGATGACTTCCTCCCGGGCTTGACCCGCGAAAAGATCGCCGCCGCCTTCCCGGGCGCCCAGCTCCTGGACGTGTCCCAGGACGCCATGCGCCAGCGCATGATCAAGTCCGCCGAGGAAATCGAAGTCATCAAGCACGGCGCCCGCATCGGAGACCTGGGCGGCGAGGCCATCCGCAACGCCATCCGCGAAGGCATCAGCGAGTACGAGGTTGCCCTGATTGGCACCGAGGCCATGGTGCACGAGATCGCCAGGACCTTCCCGCACCGCGAGGTCCGGGACACCTGGGTGTGGTTCCAGTCCGGCATCAACACCGACGGCGCGCACAACTGGGCCACCACCCGGAAGCTGCAGCAGGGAGACATCCTCTCGCTCAACTGCTTCCCCATGACTTCCGGCTACTACACCGCCCTGGAGCGCACCCTCTTCCTGGGCCAGCCGGACGAGCGCTCACTGGAGCTGTGGAACATCAACGTGGAGGTGCACCGCCGGGGCCTGGAACTCATCAAGCCCGGCGCCGTCTGCAAGGACATCGCCGCGGAGCTCAACGAGATCTACATCAGCCACGGCCTGCTGGCCAACCGCACCTTCGGTTACGGCCACTCCTTCGGCGTCCTCAGCCACTACTACGGCCGCGAAGCCGGCCTGGAGCTGCGCGAGGACATCGACACCGTCCTGGAACCGGGCATGGTGGTGTCCATGGAGCCCATGATCACGGTTGCGGACGGCCTGCCCGGCGCCGGCGGCTACCGCGAGCACGACATCCTGGTCATCGGCGAGGACAACTCTGTCGAGAACATCACCAAGTTCCCGTTCGGTCCTGAGCACAACATCATCGAGGCATAA
- a CDS encoding CaiB/BaiF CoA transferase family protein encodes MSAATVERVERPTAAGANAAASPVPLPLEGIRIVDFTQVFMGPSCTQLLGDYGADIIKVERPGAGDISRNSFPDQDGQDNPIFLSINRNKRSVSVDTRTEEGREVLHRILADADVVVSNFRSGVMERMGFGYEHLKAKNPGIIWASGTGFGPVGPYSHKGGQDAIAQAYSGVMWRRESDDQKPAIYPTTLCDYITGMHLMQGILLALRTRQASGVGQKVEVTMYDSMLHLQMQEACMQLNRGYEVNWGAMPLSGVFETTDGAVCMVGGFTPDPLARISDALGLDEDLTERPGFATLEQQFKNKPALQAIFREHFATNTTEYWTGKLEEQGLLNAPVHTLEQALADAQTEANGMIVEAEHPRVGTVKMLNAPIRLSATPPTVRRVAPRLGEHNVEVLLENGFDAETIERLQQLGVLR; translated from the coding sequence GTGAGCGCGGCAACGGTAGAGCGGGTGGAACGCCCGACGGCGGCGGGCGCCAATGCGGCTGCCTCACCCGTGCCCCTTCCGCTGGAAGGCATCCGGATCGTGGACTTCACCCAGGTGTTCATGGGCCCGTCCTGCACCCAGCTGCTGGGCGACTACGGTGCGGACATCATCAAGGTGGAGCGCCCGGGCGCGGGTGACATCTCCCGCAACTCGTTCCCGGACCAGGACGGCCAGGACAACCCGATCTTCCTGTCCATCAACCGCAACAAGCGCAGCGTCTCGGTGGACACCCGCACGGAGGAAGGCCGCGAGGTGCTGCACCGGATTCTGGCCGACGCGGACGTGGTGGTCAGCAACTTCCGCTCCGGCGTCATGGAGCGGATGGGCTTCGGCTATGAGCACCTGAAGGCGAAGAACCCGGGCATCATCTGGGCCTCCGGCACCGGGTTCGGCCCGGTGGGACCGTACTCGCACAAGGGCGGGCAGGACGCGATCGCCCAGGCCTACTCGGGCGTGATGTGGCGCCGCGAATCGGATGACCAGAAGCCGGCCATCTACCCCACCACCCTCTGCGACTACATCACCGGCATGCACCTCATGCAGGGCATCCTGCTGGCGCTGCGCACCCGGCAGGCATCGGGCGTGGGGCAGAAGGTGGAGGTGACCATGTACGACTCCATGCTGCACCTGCAGATGCAGGAGGCGTGCATGCAGCTCAACCGCGGCTACGAGGTCAACTGGGGCGCCATGCCGCTGAGCGGCGTCTTCGAAACCACCGACGGCGCCGTGTGCATGGTGGGCGGCTTCACCCCCGACCCGCTGGCGCGGATCTCCGACGCCCTGGGCCTGGACGAGGACCTGACCGAGCGGCCCGGGTTCGCCACCCTGGAGCAGCAGTTCAAGAACAAGCCCGCCCTCCAGGCCATCTTCCGGGAGCACTTCGCCACCAACACCACCGAATACTGGACCGGGAAATTGGAGGAACAGGGGCTCCTCAACGCCCCCGTCCACACCCTGGAACAGGCGCTCGCCGACGCCCAGACCGAGGCCAACGGCATGATCGTGGAGGCCGAACACCCGCGGGTGGGCACCGTGAAAATGCTCAATGCGCCCATCCGGCTCTCCGCCACCCCGCCCACGGTCCGCCGCGTGGCGCCCCGCCTCGGCGAACACAACGTGGAGGTCCTGCTGGAAAACGGCTTCGACGCCGAAACGATTGAACGCCTGCAGCAGTTGGGGGTCCTGCGGTGA
- a CDS encoding dihydrodipicolinate synthase family protein, with protein sequence MPQSAAPEKRESLAPGVWGVVATPFQGSTLDVDLDSLSDLVERYETIGATGLTVLGVFGEAAALAAEERRQVLEIAVECTSLPLVVGVTALATRPAIEEIRAAQEAAGQRLAAVMVQANSPKPEVVAAHLDAIHRATGAKVVLQDYPLASGVTISTEALIAVVRASPSVIAIKAEAPPTSVAIATLSAATGISVFGGLGGQGLLDELLAGAAGAMTGFSYPEALIACVRAWQREGYAAAAAQLVPYLPLINFEQQARVALAVRKECLRERGWIKDSGVRAPAPGFPENLRHAMIAHLREAATALKITRTPVPAGSL encoded by the coding sequence ATGCCGCAATCCGCCGCGCCTGAAAAGCGTGAATCCCTGGCCCCGGGCGTGTGGGGCGTCGTTGCCACCCCGTTCCAGGGCAGCACCCTGGACGTGGACCTGGACAGCCTCTCCGACCTCGTGGAGCGCTACGAAACCATCGGTGCCACCGGCCTCACCGTCCTGGGCGTGTTCGGCGAAGCAGCCGCACTTGCGGCGGAGGAGCGGCGGCAGGTCTTGGAAATCGCCGTCGAATGCACCAGCCTGCCGCTGGTGGTGGGCGTGACCGCCCTGGCCACCCGGCCCGCCATCGAGGAGATCCGTGCTGCCCAGGAGGCTGCCGGCCAGCGTCTCGCCGCCGTTATGGTGCAGGCCAACTCGCCAAAACCTGAAGTTGTCGCCGCCCACCTGGACGCCATCCACCGTGCCACCGGCGCCAAGGTGGTGCTGCAGGACTACCCCCTGGCCAGCGGGGTCACCATCTCCACGGAGGCGCTGATCGCGGTGGTCAGGGCAAGCCCGTCCGTTATCGCCATCAAGGCCGAGGCGCCGCCGACCAGCGTGGCCATCGCAACCCTCAGCGCCGCCACCGGCATCTCGGTGTTCGGCGGCCTTGGCGGCCAAGGCCTGCTGGATGAACTCCTGGCCGGAGCCGCAGGAGCCATGACCGGATTCTCCTATCCGGAAGCATTGATTGCCTGCGTCCGGGCCTGGCAGCGGGAGGGCTACGCGGCGGCCGCCGCCCAGCTGGTGCCTTACCTGCCGCTCATCAACTTCGAGCAGCAGGCCAGGGTGGCCCTGGCCGTCCGCAAGGAATGCCTGCGCGAACGCGGCTGGATCAAGGACTCCGGCGTCCGCGCCCCGGCGCCGGGCTTCCCGGAGAACCTGCGGCACGCCATGATCGCGCACCTCCGCGAAGCGGCCACGGCACTGAAAATCACCCGCACGCCCGTCCCGGCCGGGAGCCTCTGA
- a CDS encoding MFS transporter produces MSTQQNSPRAGIVAADANGPARAGDAADSTVASKDVRRRVVTASFIGNFVEWFDYAVYGYLAAVISSVFFPEADRQTALLATFAVFAISFFVRPLGGFFWGHIGDKLGRRKALSLSIVIMSVSTFCIALIPGYGTIGMLAPILLLLVRVVQGFSAAGEYAGASAFLVEYAPANRRGLYAAVVPASTAAGLLLGSLIAALLSSVLSTEQLHDWGWRLPFLLAAPMGLIGRYIRTKLEDTPAFRALADQEENAPKAPALDMFRTYRKQLVIACGAVLLNAVGFYVILSYMPTYLSEELGFGPTESFLATTIALASYIGFIFLTGIASDRFGRKRMLITASVLFMVLTVPAFMLLDTGNFLVIVLVQILLGGMLTLNDGTLPSFLAELFPTKVRYSGFAVSFNLSNALFGGTAPFMATLLIGMTQSKLAPGWYLVAASAVSLVAVLFAAETSRKPLKHL; encoded by the coding sequence ATGAGTACCCAACAAAACTCACCCCGGGCCGGAATCGTTGCCGCTGACGCCAACGGTCCCGCCCGGGCTGGCGATGCTGCGGACAGTACCGTTGCCAGCAAGGACGTCCGACGGCGGGTGGTCACCGCGAGCTTCATCGGCAACTTCGTCGAATGGTTCGACTACGCCGTGTACGGTTACCTGGCAGCAGTCATCTCCTCGGTGTTCTTTCCCGAAGCGGACCGGCAGACCGCGCTCCTGGCAACCTTCGCAGTCTTTGCCATTTCCTTCTTCGTCCGTCCCTTGGGCGGCTTCTTCTGGGGCCACATTGGTGACAAGCTGGGCCGCCGCAAAGCGCTGTCCCTCTCCATCGTCATCATGTCCGTCTCCACCTTCTGCATCGCACTCATCCCCGGCTACGGCACCATCGGCATGCTGGCCCCGATCCTGCTGCTCCTGGTCCGCGTGGTCCAGGGATTTTCGGCCGCAGGGGAGTACGCCGGAGCCTCGGCCTTCTTGGTGGAATACGCACCGGCCAACCGCCGCGGCCTCTATGCCGCCGTCGTTCCGGCCAGCACCGCTGCTGGCCTGCTCCTGGGCTCACTGATCGCGGCACTCCTCAGCTCGGTGCTCAGCACCGAACAGCTGCACGACTGGGGCTGGCGGCTGCCGTTCCTCCTGGCAGCCCCCATGGGCCTGATCGGGCGCTACATCCGCACCAAGCTGGAGGACACCCCGGCCTTCCGCGCCCTGGCCGACCAGGAGGAAAACGCCCCCAAGGCTCCCGCGCTGGACATGTTCCGGACGTACCGCAAGCAGCTGGTCATCGCGTGCGGCGCGGTGCTGCTCAACGCCGTCGGCTTCTACGTCATCCTCAGCTACATGCCCACCTACCTGTCCGAGGAACTGGGCTTTGGACCCACCGAGTCCTTCCTGGCCACCACCATCGCCCTGGCCAGCTACATCGGCTTCATCTTCCTGACCGGCATCGCCTCGGACCGGTTCGGCCGGAAGCGCATGCTCATCACCGCCTCGGTGCTCTTCATGGTCCTGACCGTCCCTGCCTTCATGCTGCTGGACACCGGCAACTTCCTGGTGATCGTCCTGGTCCAGATCCTGCTGGGCGGCATGCTCACCCTGAATGACGGGACCCTGCCCAGCTTCCTGGCCGAACTGTTCCCCACCAAGGTCCGGTACAGCGGCTTCGCCGTCAGCTTCAACCTCTCCAACGCGCTCTTCGGCGGCACCGCACCGTTCATGGCCACCCTCCTGATCGGCATGACCCAGAGCAAGCTGGCGCCCGGCTGGTACCTGGTGGCCGCGTCCGCAGTGTCCCTTGTGGCCGTGCTGTTCGCCGCCGAGACTTCCCGGAAACCCCTCAAGCACCTCTGA
- the fdxA gene encoding ferredoxin, with protein MTYVIAQPCVDVKDKACIQECPVDCIYEGERSLYIHPSECVDCGACDPVCPVEAIYYSDDVPDEWADYVRANVEFFSDLGSPQGASALGNLHRDHSVIAAEPVPAG; from the coding sequence ATGACGTACGTGATCGCCCAGCCCTGCGTGGACGTAAAGGACAAGGCCTGCATCCAGGAGTGCCCAGTGGACTGCATCTACGAGGGCGAACGCTCGCTCTACATCCACCCATCCGAATGCGTGGACTGCGGTGCGTGTGATCCCGTGTGCCCGGTGGAAGCCATCTACTACTCCGACGACGTGCCGGACGAGTGGGCAGACTACGTCCGCGCCAACGTGGAGTTCTTCTCCGACCTGGGGTCACCGCAGGGGGCCTCGGCCCTGGGTAACCTGCACCGGGACCACTCGGTAATCGCAGCGGAACCTGTTCCTGCGGGATAA
- a CDS encoding aldehyde dehydrogenase family protein: MTSTALDPQTTADAHLTAQHLINGQWLGEAETRRMNPARPDELAALSPRGTAEDVDAAVTAAVAAQPAWAALPAPSRGAVLLAAGNLLIERQAAIAEDLVREEGKTLAEAKGEVKRASDVLRFFGSLGWAATGEVLPSGLPDTTITTRREPLGVVGLITPWNFPIAIPAWKTAPALISGNAVVIKPAELTPLSATHLARALQDAGLPAGVFNVVHGKGRVVGDALARDPRIAGMSFTGSTKVGLGLQEILNGRRARVQLEMGGKNGVLVLDDADPAKAAQVVAAGAFGLTGQACTATSRVYVTPGIRPAFLEALVAEAAKYTPGDGLESAMGAVVSQQQFEQDQAAVRGAVERGATLLHGRYDGDSSGALSFPAAVLTDLAFDDPAVTEEIFGPVVAVLEVPGYEAGLAAINDSRYGLTAGICTDSLALATDFSARAQAGVIKVNRPTAGLDLNVPFGGVKDSSTNTFREQGRSALEFFTWGKTVYTGV; this comes from the coding sequence ATGACCTCCACCGCCCTGGACCCCCAAACCACCGCCGACGCACACCTGACCGCCCAGCACCTCATCAATGGCCAATGGCTGGGCGAGGCAGAAACCCGGCGCATGAACCCCGCCCGGCCGGACGAGCTCGCCGCACTGTCACCCCGCGGCACCGCCGAGGACGTGGACGCCGCTGTCACCGCAGCAGTAGCCGCGCAGCCCGCCTGGGCAGCGCTGCCCGCACCATCCCGCGGCGCCGTCCTCCTGGCCGCCGGAAACCTGCTGATCGAACGGCAGGCGGCCATTGCCGAGGACCTGGTCCGCGAGGAAGGCAAGACCCTGGCCGAGGCCAAGGGCGAAGTGAAGCGCGCCTCCGACGTGCTGCGGTTCTTCGGCTCGCTCGGCTGGGCCGCGACCGGTGAGGTGCTGCCCAGCGGGCTGCCGGACACCACCATCACCACCCGGCGCGAGCCGCTGGGCGTGGTTGGCCTGATCACCCCTTGGAACTTCCCCATCGCCATCCCGGCCTGGAAAACGGCGCCGGCACTGATCAGCGGCAACGCCGTGGTCATCAAGCCCGCCGAGCTCACGCCGCTGTCCGCCACCCACCTGGCCCGCGCCCTGCAGGACGCGGGACTGCCGGCCGGCGTATTCAACGTGGTGCACGGCAAGGGCCGCGTGGTGGGCGATGCCCTGGCCCGCGATCCGCGCATTGCCGGAATGTCCTTCACCGGTTCCACCAAGGTGGGCCTGGGCCTGCAGGAGATCCTCAACGGCCGGCGCGCCCGGGTGCAGCTGGAGATGGGCGGCAAGAACGGCGTCCTGGTCCTGGACGACGCCGATCCAGCGAAGGCCGCACAGGTGGTGGCGGCAGGCGCCTTCGGCCTTACCGGCCAGGCCTGCACGGCCACGTCGCGCGTTTACGTCACCCCCGGCATCCGCCCCGCGTTCCTGGAGGCGCTGGTGGCAGAAGCCGCCAAATACACGCCGGGCGATGGCCTGGAGTCTGCCATGGGGGCCGTGGTGAGCCAGCAGCAGTTCGAGCAGGACCAGGCAGCGGTGCGTGGCGCCGTCGAACGCGGTGCCACCCTCCTGCATGGAAGGTACGACGGCGATTCCTCCGGAGCGCTGTCCTTCCCCGCCGCCGTGCTCACCGACCTGGCCTTCGACGATCCGGCCGTGACCGAGGAAATCTTCGGCCCCGTGGTGGCCGTCCTGGAAGTGCCAGGCTACGAGGCCGGACTGGCCGCCATCAACGACTCCCGCTACGGCCTCACCGCCGGTATCTGCACCGACTCGCTGGCCCTGGCCACCGATTTCTCCGCCAGGGCGCAGGCGGGCGTCATCAAGGTCAACCGGCCCACGGCGGGACTGGACCTGAATGTGCCGTTTGGCGGCGTCAAGGACTCCTCCACCAACACATTCCGCGAGCAGGGCAGGTCCGCCTTGGAGTTCTTCACCTGGGGCAAGACCGTCTACACGGGTGTGTAG